From Candidatus Omnitrophota bacterium, one genomic window encodes:
- a CDS encoding glycosyltransferase family 2 protein, with protein sequence MLNGKKIVVVMPAYNAEKTLKRTYDEIPKDIVDDIMLIDDKSGDNTVGLAHSLGIKVFVHDKNLGYGGNQKTCYSQALKAGADVVVMLHPDYQYPPKLITPMAALITSGMFDVVLGSRILGNRAIKGGMPVYKYIANRILTFLENNMIMEKLSEYHTGYRAFSREVLAGLPLLENSDDFVFDNQMLLQAFYFGYRVGEITCPASYTKESSSINFSRSVIYGFQVLGTAWKYMVGKCGLKTPRIFSKLGNKLSY encoded by the coding sequence ATGCTGAACGGTAAAAAGATAGTGGTCGTGATGCCCGCTTATAACGCCGAGAAGACACTGAAGCGGACATACGATGAGATCCCGAAAGATATAGTAGACGATATAATGCTCATCGACGATAAGTCCGGCGATAATACGGTGGGCCTCGCGCATTCGCTCGGGATCAAAGTCTTTGTTCACGATAAAAATCTCGGTTACGGCGGCAACCAGAAGACCTGTTACAGCCAGGCCCTTAAGGCCGGAGCCGATGTAGTGGTCATGCTGCATCCGGATTACCAATATCCTCCCAAACTCATAACGCCGATGGCGGCGCTTATAACCAGCGGCATGTTCGATGTTGTGCTGGGCTCAAGGATATTAGGTAATAGGGCCATTAAAGGCGGGATGCCGGTATATAAATATATCGCGAACAGGATCCTGACGTTCCTGGAGAATAACATGATAATGGAGAAACTCTCCGAATATCATACCGGATATCGGGCTTTTTCGCGCGAAGTGCTCGCCGGCCTGCCTTTACTCGAGAATTCAGACGATTTTGTTTTTGATAACCAGATGCTGCTGCAGGCATTCTATTTTGGATACCGCGTGGGAGAGATAACATGCCCCGCGAGCTATACAAAGGAATCCTCATCCATTAATTTTTCGAGAAGCGTAATTTATGGCTTTCAGGTGCTTGGGACGGCATGGAAATATATGGTGGGGAAGTGCGGGCTTAAAACCCCGCGTATATTCAGTAAGCTCGGCAACAAGCTCTCTTATTGA
- a CDS encoding aminotransferase class I/II-fold pyridoxal phosphate-dependent enzyme, with amino-acid sequence MKTAKIVDQIPPSGIRVFFDLVLGMKDVISLGVGEPDFVTPWNVRERAIYAIEEGYTSYTSNKGLIDLRREVSKFLKHRYGLDYDPEEEILITVGVSEAFDLSLRAIIDRDDKILIPEPAYVSYAPITTLCGGRPISINTSPDGNFKITPKDITKLCDNRTKAMILNYPNNPTGASYSRKELKAISEVVLKRDLIMISDEIYCDLTYDFEHTPFATLPKMRERTIYLNGFSKSYAMTGWRVGYACGPANLIAAMTKIHQYTMLCASIISQMAALEALKYGERSVQEMKREYKRRREFVISRLNEIGLPCHRPEGAFYAFPSIKKTGLSSLEFSKRLLSKEKVAVVPGTAFGSLGEGYLRISYASNMDRLKEALSRIERFMKTLKKRGG; translated from the coding sequence ATGAAAACAGCGAAAATAGTCGACCAGATACCGCCTTCGGGCATACGGGTATTCTTTGATCTCGTCCTTGGGATGAAAGATGTCATATCGCTCGGCGTGGGAGAGCCCGATTTTGTGACTCCCTGGAACGTAAGGGAGAGAGCCATCTACGCTATAGAGGAGGGCTACACCTCTTACACGTCCAACAAAGGCCTTATCGACCTTCGCCGCGAGGTGTCGAAATTTTTAAAGCACAGATACGGTCTTGACTATGATCCCGAAGAGGAGATACTCATAACGGTGGGTGTCAGCGAGGCTTTCGATCTTTCGTTGAGAGCCATTATTGACAGAGATGACAAGATCCTGATACCTGAGCCGGCGTATGTCTCCTATGCGCCGATCACTACGCTTTGCGGCGGTAGGCCTATTTCGATAAATACGAGCCCGGATGGAAATTTCAAGATCACGCCTAAAGACATAACGAAACTCTGTGATAATAGGACTAAAGCGATGATATTGAACTATCCCAATAATCCCACAGGCGCTTCTTATTCCAGGAAAGAACTTAAAGCCATATCCGAGGTGGTGTTGAAACGCGATCTCATAATGATAAGCGATGAGATATATTGCGACCTCACTTACGATTTCGAGCACACGCCTTTCGCGACGCTTCCAAAGATGAGAGAGCGCACCATATATCTGAACGGATTCTCGAAATCATACGCGATGACAGGATGGAGGGTCGGATATGCCTGCGGCCCCGCCAACCTGATCGCGGCGATGACTAAGATACATCAGTACACAATGCTCTGCGCCTCGATCATTTCACAGATGGCGGCGCTGGAGGCCCTTAAATACGGGGAGAGGTCTGTCCAGGAGATGAAGCGCGAATATAAGCGAAGGAGAGAGTTCGTCATCTCCCGCCTGAACGAGATAGGATTGCCATGCCACCGTCCGGAAGGAGCGTTCTATGCTTTCCCGTCGATAAAAAAGACAGGTCTCTCATCCTTGGAGTTTTCGAAAAGACTTCTGAGTAAAGAGAAAGTGGCGGTTGTGCCGGGCACGGCATTCGGATCTCTCGGCGAAGGATATCTGAGAATATCTTACGCGTCCAATATGGATAGGCTCAAAGAAGCGCTCTCGCGGATCGAACGTTTCATGAAGACGCTTAAGAAGAGGGGAGGATAA
- a CDS encoding DUF4912 domain-containing protein encodes MPKKREKSEKISGIAAAATRPEKTRPADTFGLDQGALPMPAGKTEETTNPLRIRERKEFRFPHGYGDNRIVILVRDPWWIFSYWEIRRDKEEEVLRRIESAGDQRQKSVLRVYDVTDIHFNGRNAHTYFDIDLNGLANSWYINVGKPDRAWVVDIGIVTKKGDFYVLARSNVIKTPRFGMSDQLDAEWMMPEEEYWKLFALSGGFGLGKGSIEVREQVRRQLEEQITSGALSSGASVFKKRFERKFWLVVNCELIVYGATEPDAKVTMQGKPIKLRPDGTFSARFALPDGMQTIPVEATSNDGIDTRRITPIVTRKTE; translated from the coding sequence ATGCCTAAGAAACGCGAGAAATCGGAAAAGATATCCGGAATCGCAGCCGCGGCAACTCGGCCGGAGAAAACCAGGCCAGCCGATACGTTCGGGCTTGATCAGGGAGCCCTCCCTATGCCGGCGGGGAAGACCGAAGAAACGACAAATCCTCTAAGAATCAGGGAGCGAAAAGAGTTCCGTTTTCCGCACGGCTACGGTGATAACAGGATAGTTATTCTCGTCAGGGACCCATGGTGGATATTTTCTTATTGGGAGATCCGTCGGGATAAAGAGGAAGAAGTGCTGCGCAGGATAGAATCTGCCGGCGACCAGAGGCAAAAGTCGGTCCTGAGAGTTTACGATGTGACCGATATTCATTTCAATGGCAGAAACGCCCATACCTATTTTGATATAGACCTCAACGGTCTGGCCAACAGCTGGTATATCAACGTAGGCAAGCCCGACCGCGCATGGGTCGTAGATATAGGCATCGTTACAAAGAAGGGTGATTTCTATGTGCTCGCCCGCTCCAATGTTATAAAGACGCCCAGGTTCGGTATGTCGGATCAGCTGGATGCCGAATGGATGATGCCGGAAGAGGAATACTGGAAGCTCTTCGCGCTCTCCGGGGGATTCGGCCTTGGTAAAGGATCGATTGAGGTCAGAGAGCAGGTCAGGAGACAACTGGAGGAGCAGATCACCTCAGGCGCTTTGTCCAGCGGAGCCTCGGTCTTCAAGAAACGTTTCGAGAGAAAGTTCTGGCTTGTCGTTAACTGCGAGCTTATTGTATATGGTGCCACAGAACCCGATGCGAAGGTAACTATGCAGGGTAAGCCGATAAAGCTTCGTCCGGACGGCACCTTCTCCGCGAGATTCGCGCTGCCCGATGGCATGCAGACGATCCCTGTGGAGGCGACCTCCAATGATGGGATCGACACCCGCCGTATAACCCCGATAGTCACACGAAAGACAGAATAA
- a CDS encoding Lrp/AsnC family transcriptional regulator, translated as MNEIVEILERDARATPADIAKMLGMTPKAVALAIKKMEKDGIILKYKTIINRELSKEENSDVRALIEVKLTPQKNVGFDHLAERIYQFPEVTSCYLMSGTYDLLVVVEGKNIHTVSGFVSEKLSPMEGVRGTVTHFILKKYKEDGDILKQPERSKRPAISL; from the coding sequence ATGAATGAGATAGTTGAGATACTGGAGCGTGACGCGCGCGCCACTCCCGCGGATATAGCGAAGATGCTTGGGATGACGCCTAAGGCCGTGGCCCTGGCCATAAAGAAGATGGAGAAGGATGGGATCATACTTAAATATAAAACTATAATAAATAGGGAGTTATCAAAAGAGGAAAATAGCGATGTGCGCGCTTTGATCGAAGTAAAACTCACGCCGCAGAAGAATGTCGGATTCGATCATCTGGCTGAACGCATATACCAGTTTCCCGAGGTCACCAGCTGCTATTTGATGTCCGGCACCTATGACCTGCTGGTCGTCGTCGAAGGCAAGAACATACATACGGTCTCGGGCTTTGTCAGCGAGAAGCTGTCTCCGATGGAAGGCGTGAGGGGGACGGTCACCCATTTCATATTGAAGAAATATAAAGAAGACGGAGATATCTTAAAACAGCCGGAGAGGTCCAAGCGTCCCGCGATAAGCTTGTAA
- a CDS encoding peptidoglycan-binding domain-containing protein produces MNKKFLAVFLVAIIVLPIALFGCKGKVEKPAEEAKLETTETTTPLPPEGMMSAQQAAQNVIVEPAQSLASEPIPATAALPEVAEKSAATVTKVAQDRNKDIQKALKAAGFYTGIIDGKIGPRTKKAIIDFQKANGLKADGKCGPKTLAALDKYLVKQ; encoded by the coding sequence ATGAATAAAAAGTTTTTGGCGGTATTTTTGGTTGCAATAATAGTACTACCGATCGCTTTATTCGGGTGCAAAGGCAAGGTTGAGAAGCCTGCCGAGGAAGCTAAGTTAGAGACGACCGAGACGACGACACCATTGCCTCCGGAGGGTATGATGAGCGCGCAGCAGGCCGCGCAGAATGTGATAGTAGAGCCGGCACAAAGCCTGGCGTCCGAGCCGATTCCTGCTACGGCAGCTCTTCCCGAGGTTGCGGAGAAATCCGCCGCCACGGTTACAAAGGTAGCGCAGGACAGGAATAAGGATATACAGAAGGCCCTTAAGGCGGCGGGTTTCTATACCGGAATAATCGACGGTAAAATAGGCCCGAGGACCAAAAAGGCCATAATAGATTTCCAGAAGGCCAATGGCTTGAAGGCAGACGGTAAATGCGGCCCGAAGACGCTGGCGGCTCTTGATAAATATTTGGTGAAGCAATAG
- a CDS encoding peptidoglycan-binding domain-containing protein, with protein MGRKSLVCLTVAILAAFIISGCGTSQKKVQTEVTGIKTRVETLESRVEGVESKQAEVERLAAEQAQALDELKTTGAQAKTNISVKTREGSRSEKMRDIQQALKNAGYYNGKIDGVKGKSTRKAIKEFQKANGLKADGVVGRKTWDMLSKHLSDASANTAPAAAPDSVSGDEGVK; from the coding sequence ATGGGCAGGAAGAGTTTAGTTTGTTTAACTGTGGCTATTTTAGCCGCATTTATTATTTCCGGATGCGGAACGTCCCAGAAGAAAGTACAAACGGAAGTTACGGGAATCAAGACCAGAGTTGAGACTCTTGAGTCGAGAGTAGAGGGTGTTGAGTCAAAACAGGCTGAGGTTGAACGCCTGGCCGCCGAACAGGCCCAGGCTCTTGACGAACTCAAAACTACCGGCGCACAGGCTAAGACCAATATCAGCGTGAAGACGAGAGAAGGTTCGCGCTCCGAAAAGATGAGAGATATCCAGCAGGCCCTTAAGAACGCCGGTTACTATAATGGTAAAATCGACGGAGTGAAAGGCAAGAGCACTAGAAAGGCCATAAAAGAGTTCCAGAAGGCCAATGGGCTCAAAGCCGACGGTGTGGTAGGCCGAAAGACATGGGATATGCTGAGTAAGCATCTTTCGGATGCCTCCGCGAATACAGCCCCGGCCGCAGCCCCGGATTCCGTAAGCGGCGACGAGGGAGTAAAATAA
- a CDS encoding DUF5666 domain-containing protein, giving the protein MKLSHLKVYLTVCMLVSMVVIPAFSQDAGNAPAQEAQAAPAPITDVTPQTKEIAIYGEVQAVDASANTLSVQYYDYDSDSEKTAAIAINPDTKLENASAIGDIKKGDWVDVTYVVKDGKNTAKVVTVEKEETPAPDEASSQAALPANVPPEQ; this is encoded by the coding sequence ATGAAATTGTCTCACCTTAAGGTTTACCTTACTGTCTGCATGCTTGTCTCGATGGTCGTGATTCCCGCGTTTTCTCAAGATGCCGGCAACGCACCGGCGCAAGAGGCCCAAGCGGCGCCTGCGCCGATTACCGATGTCACGCCTCAGACAAAAGAGATAGCTATATATGGAGAGGTCCAGGCCGTTGACGCGTCGGCAAATACGTTGTCGGTCCAGTATTACGATTATGACAGCGATAGTGAAAAGACAGCGGCAATCGCTATTAACCCTGATACAAAATTGGAGAATGCTTCCGCTATCGGAGATATTAAAAAAGGCGATTGGGTCGACGTGACCTATGTCGTAAAAGACGGGAAGAATACGGCAAAGGTAGTGACGGTGGAGAAAGAAGAGACCCCCGCACCCGATGAGGCTTCATCGCAGGCGGCCCTCCCCGCAAATGTACCGCCGGAGCAATAA